A single window of Algiphilus sp. DNA harbors:
- the ribA gene encoding GTP cyclohydrolase II — protein MDPPRAPYRAQARAELPTPFATFTLSVYTDDDDKEHLAITLGDVAECREPAPLLRIHSECLTGDALFSLRCDCGFQLEHALQRIAVEGRGALLYLRQEGRGIGLANKIRAYALQDQGHDTVEANVRLGFPADARNYDIALAILADLGMARVRLMTNNPRKIKALNDAGIEVVERVPIECGRNPHNESYLTTKAGRLGHLMRTPESG, from the coding sequence ATCGATCCGCCCCGGGCGCCGTACCGCGCCCAGGCGCGCGCCGAGCTGCCCACGCCGTTCGCGACCTTCACCCTGTCGGTCTACACCGACGACGACGACAAGGAGCATCTCGCGATCACGCTGGGCGACGTTGCCGAGTGCCGGGAGCCGGCGCCGCTGCTGCGCATCCATTCCGAGTGCCTGACCGGGGATGCGCTGTTCTCGCTGCGCTGCGACTGCGGCTTCCAGCTCGAGCACGCGCTCCAGCGGATCGCCGTCGAGGGCCGCGGGGCGCTGCTCTACCTGCGCCAGGAAGGCCGCGGCATCGGCCTCGCCAACAAGATCCGCGCCTATGCGCTGCAGGATCAGGGTCACGACACGGTGGAGGCCAATGTCCGGCTCGGCTTTCCGGCGGATGCGCGCAACTACGACATCGCACTCGCCATACTCGCCGACCTGGGCATGGCCCGGGTCCGCCTCATGACCAACAACCCGCGCAAGATCAAGGCGCTGAACGATGCCGGCATCGAAGTGGTGGAGCGCGTGCCCATCGAGTGCGGCCGCAACCCGCACAACGAGAGCTACCTGACCACGAAGGCCGGGCGGCTCGGTCATCTCATGCGTACGCCGGAATCGGGCTGA
- a CDS encoding thioesterase family protein: protein MTQPAAVPHRVRIPVRWGDMDALGHVNNARFFTYDEDVRLGFFSELMAGDKQFWTEYGLILAHIACDFVAQLRAPTELDVHYGLSRIGGKSFETRALMHDGDTLVARTRAVVVWYDYRQQSTLAIPDGVRARLQPYLLPAEEAST, encoded by the coding sequence ATGACGCAGCCGGCGGCGGTACCGCACCGCGTGCGCATTCCGGTGCGGTGGGGTGACATGGACGCGCTCGGCCACGTCAACAACGCGCGCTTCTTCACCTACGACGAGGACGTGCGCCTGGGCTTCTTCTCCGAGCTCATGGCCGGCGACAAGCAGTTCTGGACCGAGTACGGCCTCATCCTGGCCCACATCGCGTGCGACTTCGTGGCGCAGCTGCGCGCGCCCACCGAGCTCGACGTGCACTATGGCCTCAGCCGGATCGGCGGCAAGAGCTTCGAGACGCGCGCCCTCATGCACGATGGCGACACGCTGGTCGCCCGCACCCGGGCGGTCGTGGTCTGGTACGACTACCGCCAGCAGTCCACGCTGGCCATCCCGGACGGCGTGCGCGCGCGGCTGCAGCCCTACCTCCTGCCGGCAGAAGAGGCCTCAACCTAG
- a CDS encoding phosphotransferase family protein: MPADTGGDSRHLVDQPQAVREEDTLDLDALLPWLRDHVDHLPDTPPRVAQYPGGASNITYALDFGERTLILRRPPFGTRPRSGHDMGREFRVMSGLHGHYPVPRPLAQCEDETVLGAPFYVMEKLEGIILRRDLPAGMHLDAGAAAGLCERFWQALIDLHRLSPADTGLADLGRPQGYVARQIAGWNERYRRARTEDAPEADDVMSWLDAHQRAEDGRASLIHNDYRFDNVVLSPDDELRIIGVLDWEMCTIGDPLLDLGCSLAYWIEAGDDPALEAIRMQPSNLPGMMRRDDILAFYERQTGIAVPHPEFYIAFGLFRLAVIAQQIYYRYAVGQTTNTRYRDFGGMVHVLVARARHVAGI; encoded by the coding sequence ATGCCGGCCGACACGGGAGGAGACAGCCGCCACCTCGTCGACCAGCCGCAGGCCGTGCGGGAAGAGGACACCCTCGACCTCGACGCACTGCTGCCGTGGCTGCGTGACCACGTCGACCATCTGCCCGATACGCCCCCGAGGGTGGCGCAGTATCCCGGTGGCGCCAGCAACATCACCTATGCCCTCGACTTCGGCGAGCGGACGCTGATCCTGCGGCGCCCGCCCTTCGGGACGCGTCCCAGGTCCGGCCACGACATGGGACGCGAGTTCCGGGTCATGTCCGGGCTGCACGGGCACTACCCGGTCCCGCGGCCGCTGGCGCAGTGCGAGGACGAGACGGTGCTCGGCGCGCCCTTCTACGTCATGGAGAAGCTCGAAGGCATCATCCTGCGCCGCGATCTTCCGGCCGGCATGCACCTCGATGCCGGCGCCGCCGCCGGCCTCTGCGAGCGCTTCTGGCAAGCGCTGATCGACCTCCACCGGCTGTCCCCGGCCGACACCGGCCTGGCGGATCTGGGACGCCCCCAGGGCTATGTGGCGCGGCAGATCGCCGGCTGGAACGAGCGCTACCGCCGCGCGCGGACCGAGGATGCGCCGGAGGCCGATGACGTGATGAGCTGGCTGGACGCGCACCAGCGCGCCGAGGATGGCCGCGCCAGCCTGATCCACAACGACTACCGCTTCGACAACGTCGTGCTCTCCCCGGACGACGAGCTGCGCATCATCGGCGTGCTCGACTGGGAGATGTGCACCATCGGCGATCCCCTCCTCGACCTGGGCTGCTCGCTGGCGTACTGGATCGAGGCCGGCGACGATCCGGCGCTGGAAGCCATCCGCATGCAGCCCTCCAATCTCCCCGGGATGATGCGCCGGGACGACATCCTCGCCTTCTACGAGCGTCAGACCGGCATCGCGGTGCCCCACCCCGAGTTCTATATCGCCTTCGGCCTGTTCCGGCTGGCGGTCATCGCCCAGCAGATCTACTACCGCTACGCGGTGGGTCAGACCACCAACACGCGCTATCGCGACTTCGGCGGCATGGTCCATGTCCTCGTCGCACGCGCGCGGCACGTCGCCGGCATCTGA
- a CDS encoding DUF1289 domain-containing protein → MNRAQRQDAPTPASPCTGVCTLDAAGRCCIGCLRTGDEIMEWPAADAARRHEILRAIAHRRLQAGPAANGSGEVQ, encoded by the coding sequence ATGAATCGCGCACAGCGGCAGGACGCACCGACACCGGCATCGCCGTGCACCGGGGTGTGCACGCTGGACGCGGCCGGTCGCTGCTGCATCGGCTGCCTGCGGACGGGTGACGAGATCATGGAGTGGCCGGCGGCGGACGCCGCCCGCCGGCACGAGATCCTGCGCGCGATCGCGCACCGCCGGCTGCAGGCGGGACCGGCGGCCAACGGCAGCGGAGAGGTGCAATGA
- the purB gene encoding adenylosuccinate lyase — MQLTSLSALSPVDGRYADKTWELREICSEYGLIRFRVLVEIRWLEALAASDAIPEVTPLSTSAQDRLEQIAENFDIDEAQRVKQIEQTTNHDVKAVEYYLKERIGAHEELSKVKEFMHFACTSEDINNLAYALMLRECRERVLLPGLENLTARIAELGRMYAEQPMLSRTHGQPASPTTLGKELAVFVHRLARQREQLADVRIMGKLNGATGNWNAHMAAYPDVDWPDFSARFIEGLGLSPTPATTQIEPHDFMAEYFHALMRANTVLIDFCRDVWGYVSLGYFRQRMVDGEVGSSTMPHKVNPIDFENAEGNLGMANAILDHLAGKLPVSRWQRDLTDSTVLRNIGVGVAHGVLAYESIMKGTGKLEADAWRLGRELDDNWEVLGEAVQTVMRRYGLPEPYEQLKRLTRGRRIERDALREFINGLDIPVEARDRLLAMTPADYVGNAADQARDI, encoded by the coding sequence ATGCAATTGACTTCGCTCTCCGCGCTCTCACCGGTCGACGGCCGCTATGCCGACAAGACCTGGGAACTGCGCGAAATCTGTTCCGAGTACGGACTGATCCGCTTCCGCGTGCTGGTCGAGATCCGCTGGCTGGAAGCGCTCGCCGCCTCCGACGCGATTCCGGAGGTGACGCCGCTGTCGACCTCGGCGCAGGACCGGCTCGAGCAGATCGCCGAGAACTTCGACATCGACGAGGCGCAGCGCGTCAAGCAGATCGAGCAGACCACCAATCACGACGTGAAGGCGGTGGAGTACTACCTCAAGGAGCGCATCGGCGCCCACGAGGAGCTGTCGAAGGTCAAGGAATTCATGCACTTCGCGTGCACATCGGAGGACATCAACAACCTCGCCTACGCGCTCATGCTGCGCGAGTGCCGCGAACGCGTGCTGCTGCCGGGGCTGGAGAACCTCACCGCGCGCATCGCCGAGCTCGGTCGCATGTACGCCGAGCAGCCCATGCTGTCGCGCACGCACGGCCAGCCCGCATCGCCGACCACCCTCGGCAAGGAGCTGGCGGTATTCGTGCACCGCCTCGCCCGTCAGCGCGAACAGCTGGCGGACGTGCGCATCATGGGCAAGCTCAACGGCGCCACCGGCAACTGGAACGCGCACATGGCGGCCTACCCGGACGTCGACTGGCCGGATTTCTCGGCGCGCTTCATCGAAGGGCTCGGGCTGTCGCCGACTCCGGCGACCACCCAGATCGAGCCGCACGACTTCATGGCCGAGTACTTCCACGCCCTCATGCGCGCCAATACCGTCCTGATCGACTTCTGCCGCGACGTCTGGGGCTATGTCTCGCTGGGCTATTTCCGCCAGCGCATGGTGGACGGCGAGGTCGGCAGTTCGACCATGCCGCACAAGGTCAATCCCATCGATTTCGAGAACGCCGAGGGCAACCTGGGCATGGCCAACGCCATTCTCGATCACCTTGCGGGCAAGCTGCCGGTTTCGCGCTGGCAGCGCGACCTCACCGATTCGACCGTGCTGCGCAACATCGGCGTCGGCGTCGCCCACGGTGTGCTCGCCTACGAGTCGATCATGAAGGGCACCGGCAAGCTCGAGGCCGATGCCTGGCGTCTCGGCCGCGAACTCGACGACAACTGGGAGGTCCTCGGTGAGGCGGTGCAGACGGTCATGCGGCGCTACGGCCTGCCCGAGCCCTACGAGCAGCTCAAGCGGCTGACCCGCGGGCGCCGCATCGAGCGCGACGCGCTGCGCGAGTTCATCAACGGGCTCGACATCCCGGTCGAGGCGCGCGACCGGTTGCTGGCCATGACACCCGCGGACTACGTCGGCAACGCGGCGGATCAGGCGCGCGACATCTGA
- a CDS encoding AarF/ABC1/UbiB kinase family protein — MGAEKRRRGVGIVGELGSLTVQTYRLSRSFSPLVRLLAHEHDVTRDELSAAVDTIFEGLYAHPATRSVERITQHLRARRLIPDEQSTEDLIRFVVDQLLQRSPVPVPQALVDEFWQFFEELFSSEEIKGLGEMSLDMVRLVITTYEPLLTEVINILKAGRRFNQWQIQELLRRAATVREDIAIVRRQLRALRWVRPFFQADPKDFHQQAQIVVAMVREFGPFFIKMAQVAAANADFLPEEIARELSVFHEDVPPMTPEEVNEAFLESFGKLPADLYMGFDAEKPLRSGSIGSVYLAKKPFVENGMEVLRPIIVKVGRHNIDREFAIGKLVIGLAILSSQYWAPHSKLAPFLRALQEQVDEFVVGFLQELDFEDEARNQIRFHARARDTGVWRVPALYGASRRVLEMEFLSDGDSLLRALRRQTPSARKRFRAQVAQRLLYTILHHALVYKEMHGDLHPGNIMIGSDNALYLIDWGNTVPLTGKWNAVWDYVSGACLADVDLLTDALIRISTAPEANAARRAEIRALLAETLAKRGIKPLGARNLVRELRHGGLASLHRRGQAILHLISNTQHLGLVVRGDYTHLSRALMAAAGSFGSLYEGVPRRRMLRDLAGSVLRLPLLYSRDRVRNEVRDLRRRLALQPAARPAAALEVLPRDRPEALSAPAEMPKHGQHGR, encoded by the coding sequence ATGGGTGCTGAGAAACGCAGGCGCGGCGTCGGCATCGTCGGCGAGCTCGGATCGCTGACCGTCCAGACCTACCGGCTCTCGCGCTCCTTCTCGCCGCTGGTGCGGCTGCTCGCGCACGAGCACGATGTCACGCGCGACGAGCTGTCGGCGGCGGTCGACACCATCTTCGAGGGGCTCTATGCGCACCCGGCGACCCGCTCGGTGGAGCGCATCACGCAGCACCTGCGCGCGCGCCGCCTGATCCCGGACGAGCAGTCCACCGAGGATCTCATCCGCTTCGTGGTCGACCAGCTGCTGCAGCGCAGCCCGGTGCCGGTGCCCCAGGCCCTGGTCGACGAGTTCTGGCAGTTCTTCGAGGAGCTGTTCTCCAGCGAGGAGATCAAGGGACTCGGCGAGATGTCCCTCGACATGGTGCGGCTGGTCATCACCACCTACGAGCCGCTGCTCACCGAGGTCATCAACATCCTGAAGGCGGGACGGCGCTTCAACCAGTGGCAGATCCAGGAGCTGCTGCGCCGGGCCGCCACGGTGCGCGAGGACATCGCCATCGTGCGCCGCCAGTTGCGGGCGCTGCGCTGGGTGCGCCCCTTCTTCCAGGCCGATCCGAAGGATTTCCACCAGCAGGCCCAGATCGTGGTCGCGATGGTGCGCGAGTTCGGGCCCTTCTTCATCAAGATGGCCCAGGTCGCCGCGGCCAATGCCGATTTCCTGCCCGAGGAGATCGCGCGCGAACTGTCGGTCTTCCACGAGGATGTACCGCCGATGACCCCGGAGGAGGTCAACGAGGCCTTCCTGGAGAGCTTCGGCAAGCTGCCCGCCGATCTCTACATGGGGTTCGACGCCGAGAAGCCTCTGCGTTCGGGCTCCATCGGCTCGGTCTATCTGGCCAAGAAGCCCTTCGTCGAGAACGGGATGGAGGTCCTGCGCCCGATCATCGTGAAGGTCGGCCGCCACAACATCGACCGCGAGTTCGCCATCGGCAAGCTGGTGATCGGGCTGGCTATCCTGTCGAGCCAGTACTGGGCGCCGCATTCGAAGCTGGCGCCCTTCCTGCGCGCGCTCCAGGAACAGGTCGACGAGTTCGTGGTCGGCTTCCTGCAGGAACTCGACTTCGAGGACGAGGCGCGCAACCAGATCCGTTTCCATGCCCGCGCCCGGGATACCGGGGTGTGGCGCGTGCCTGCGCTGTACGGTGCATCGCGACGGGTCCTGGAGATGGAGTTCCTGTCGGACGGCGACAGCCTGCTGCGCGCGCTGCGCCGGCAGACACCATCGGCCCGCAAGCGCTTCCGCGCCCAGGTGGCGCAGCGACTGCTCTACACGATCCTGCACCACGCGCTGGTGTACAAGGAAATGCACGGGGATCTGCATCCCGGCAACATCATGATCGGCTCCGACAACGCCCTCTACCTCATCGACTGGGGCAACACGGTGCCGCTGACGGGCAAGTGGAATGCGGTGTGGGACTACGTGTCCGGCGCGTGCCTGGCCGACGTCGACCTGCTCACCGACGCGCTCATCCGCATCAGCACCGCGCCCGAGGCCAACGCCGCGCGTCGCGCCGAGATCCGGGCGCTGCTGGCGGAAACGCTCGCCAAGCGCGGCATCAAGCCGCTCGGCGCACGCAATCTGGTGCGGGAGCTGCGCCACGGCGGTCTGGCGTCGCTGCACCGGCGCGGGCAGGCGATCCTCCACCTGATCTCGAACACGCAGCATCTCGGGCTGGTGGTGCGTGGTGACTACACCCATCTCTCCCGCGCGCTGATGGCTGCCGCGGGCAGCTTCGGATCACTCTACGAGGGCGTGCCGCGGCGCAGGATGCTCCGCGACCTCGCGGGCAGCGTGCTGCGCCTGCCTTTGCTCTACTCGCGCGATCGCGTGCGCAACGAGGTGCGCGACCTCCGGCGGCGGCTGGCGCTGCAGCCGGCCGCCCGTCCCGCCGCGGCGCTCGAGGTGCTGCCGCGCGACCGGCCCGAGGCGCTCTCCGCGCCGGCGGAGATGCCGAAGCACGGACAGCACGGGCGATGA
- a CDS encoding class II fumarate hydratase — MAEMRTRTEHDSMGPVAVPENALWGAQTQRAIDNFQFSELRFPRAFLRALGLVKASAAHANRELGVLGAPVADAVAAAAERVAAGEVDDAFAVDVFQTGSGTSTNMNANEVIARLASDASGQTVHPNDHVNASQSSNDVIPTTIHVAALLAVEEALLPALTSLGQGIRTRAGTLAEHVKTGRTHLMDAMPVRLDQEAGAWATQIELSAERLRATLPRLCELAQGGTAVGSGVNAPEGFAKAFCEALSERTGQSFTPARDTFAALACQDTAVELSGQLRALAVAQMKIANDLRWMNSGPLAGLGEIALPAIQPGSSIMPGKVNPVLPEAVCMVAAQVMGNDVTVGVAGQSGSFQLNVMLPVIAYNLLQSIALQAAACEALEPVIAGFEVRAETLVRALERNPILVTALNREIGYDKGAAIAKRAYAEGRNVLDVALEDSGLSEERLRELLDPRGLTG; from the coding sequence ATGGCCGAGATGCGCACCCGCACCGAGCACGACTCGATGGGCCCGGTGGCGGTTCCCGAGAACGCTCTCTGGGGCGCCCAGACACAGCGCGCCATCGACAACTTCCAGTTCTCGGAGCTGCGATTCCCGCGCGCCTTCCTGCGCGCGCTGGGCCTGGTCAAGGCGTCGGCGGCGCACGCCAACCGCGAGCTCGGCGTGCTGGGAGCGCCGGTGGCCGATGCGGTCGCGGCCGCCGCCGAGCGCGTCGCGGCCGGCGAGGTCGACGACGCCTTCGCGGTGGATGTCTTCCAGACGGGGTCGGGCACCTCCACCAACATGAACGCCAACGAGGTGATCGCGCGCCTCGCCAGCGATGCCAGCGGGCAGACCGTCCACCCCAACGATCACGTCAACGCCAGCCAGTCGTCCAACGACGTCATCCCGACCACCATTCACGTGGCGGCGCTGCTGGCCGTCGAGGAGGCGTTGCTGCCCGCGCTGACATCCCTGGGGCAGGGCATCCGGACGCGCGCCGGCACGCTCGCCGAGCACGTCAAGACCGGTCGCACCCACCTGATGGATGCCATGCCGGTGCGGCTGGACCAGGAAGCCGGCGCCTGGGCCACGCAGATCGAGCTGTCCGCCGAGCGCCTGCGCGCGACCCTGCCGCGACTGTGCGAGCTGGCGCAGGGCGGCACCGCGGTGGGCAGCGGCGTCAACGCGCCCGAGGGTTTCGCCAAGGCGTTCTGCGAGGCGCTGTCGGAGCGCACCGGGCAGTCGTTCACGCCGGCGCGCGACACCTTCGCGGCGCTGGCGTGCCAGGACACCGCCGTGGAGCTGTCCGGCCAGCTGCGGGCGCTGGCGGTGGCACAGATGAAGATCGCCAACGATCTGCGCTGGATGAACTCGGGGCCGCTCGCCGGCCTCGGCGAGATCGCGCTGCCCGCGATTCAGCCCGGGTCGTCGATCATGCCCGGCAAGGTCAACCCGGTGCTCCCCGAGGCGGTGTGCATGGTGGCTGCCCAGGTGATGGGCAACGACGTCACCGTCGGCGTGGCGGGGCAGTCCGGCAGCTTCCAGCTCAACGTCATGCTGCCGGTGATCGCCTACAACCTGCTGCAGTCGATCGCGCTGCAGGCCGCCGCCTGCGAGGCGCTGGAGCCGGTGATCGCGGGTTTCGAGGTGCGCGCGGAGACCCTGGTGCGCGCGCTGGAGCGCAATCCCATCCTGGTCACCGCGCTCAACCGCGAGATCGGCTACGACAAGGGCGCGGCAATCGCCAAGCGCGCCTACGCCGAGGGCCGGAACGTGCTCGATGTCGCGCTCGAGGACAGTGGATTGTCCGAGGAGCGCCTGCGCGAGCTGCTCGATCCGCGCGGCCTGACCGGGTAG
- a CDS encoding quinone-dependent dihydroorotate dehydrogenase, with product MSGAYALARPLLYALDAERAHWLTVRALAAAPALAGWVGERVEDPVALFGLSFGNRVGLAAGADKDALAVRGFAGLGFGFVEVGTLTPRAQGGNPRPRVFRAVRQGAVINRLGFNNGGIDAAMARLRSRPEGLVVGVNIGKNRDTAAADAADDYRYCLQRAHDVADYITVNISSPNTPGLRDLQQDDALMALLGAIAEERARLADAQGRRTPVLLKLAPDLTDDAIASLAATAREHGIDGLIATNTTVTRPEGLPAAFADQAGGLSGRPLAPLAGHVMRTLRRACGPDYPLVGVGGIDSPEAARQRIADGADLIQLYTGLVYEGPSLPARLAGAVRDGARS from the coding sequence ATGAGCGGCGCCTACGCGCTGGCGCGACCGCTGCTCTATGCGCTCGACGCCGAGCGCGCGCACTGGCTGACCGTGCGCGCGCTGGCCGCGGCGCCCGCTCTGGCGGGATGGGTCGGGGAGCGGGTCGAGGACCCGGTCGCGTTGTTCGGGTTGTCCTTCGGCAATCGGGTGGGGCTCGCCGCCGGTGCCGACAAGGACGCGCTCGCGGTGCGCGGCTTCGCCGGGCTCGGGTTCGGATTCGTCGAGGTCGGCACGCTCACCCCGAGGGCGCAGGGCGGCAATCCGCGGCCGCGCGTCTTCCGCGCGGTCCGGCAGGGCGCGGTCATCAACCGGCTCGGCTTCAACAACGGTGGCATCGACGCGGCCATGGCCCGTCTGCGGAGCCGGCCCGAAGGTCTCGTGGTCGGGGTCAACATCGGCAAGAACCGGGACACCGCAGCGGCGGATGCCGCCGACGACTACCGGTACTGCCTGCAACGGGCGCACGATGTCGCCGACTACATCACCGTCAACATCTCCTCGCCGAACACGCCCGGTCTGCGCGACCTGCAGCAGGACGATGCGCTGATGGCGCTGCTCGGTGCCATTGCCGAGGAGCGCGCGCGGCTGGCGGATGCGCAGGGGCGGCGGACACCGGTGCTGCTCAAGCTCGCCCCCGACCTGACCGACGATGCCATCGCCTCGCTGGCAGCGACGGCGCGCGAGCACGGCATCGACGGGCTGATCGCCACCAATACCACGGTCACCCGGCCGGAGGGCCTGCCGGCCGCCTTCGCCGATCAGGCCGGTGGGCTTTCCGGACGGCCGCTGGCCCCGCTTGCGGGGCACGTCATGCGCACCCTGCGGCGGGCCTGCGGCCCGGACTATCCGCTCGTCGGGGTCGGCGGCATCGACAGTCCCGAAGCCGCCCGGCAACGCATCGCGGACGGCGCCGACCTCATCCAGTTGTACACCGGCCTGGTGTACGAGGGGCCGTCGCTGCCGGCGCGCCTGGCCGGGGCGGTCCGCGACGGGGCGCGTTCCTAG
- a CDS encoding OmpA family protein, whose amino-acid sequence MTTSRILASLALCALAGSAYAVSSKYEDSPYAAGFGSYTIVDGERQWDDDFGYQVTFGLPLSWEDTALELSFFNGAFERDIDGEDDYHAGITVDLVRDFGGISFLSRTDVTPYALAGIGAVRDDVQGDDEIRPMANVGGGALFGLPVWGMGLRTEFRLIGQHESLSAPGASLLLDYRFLVGLQLPLSPLFASGEAPVEPLPEEEACEVAVVDPVTGRTDCRNDSDDDGVDDTMDQCPGTEPGVTVDEAGCPPVTGGEDSDGDGVMDADDQCPDTFTGVTVNTAGCAEPQPLVLPTLTFHYDTARLTGGAQGVLDEVAAMLRGQQDLTIEIIGHTDSRGDDGYNQRLSEERAAAVKTRLQGLGIAAARMSTTGRGESQPVASNETEEGRAANRRVTFWLYLE is encoded by the coding sequence ATGACGACAAGCAGAATCCTTGCGAGTCTCGCACTGTGCGCGCTTGCCGGCTCGGCATACGCGGTCAGCAGCAAGTACGAGGACAGCCCCTATGCCGCCGGCTTCGGCAGCTACACCATCGTCGACGGCGAGCGTCAGTGGGATGACGACTTCGGCTACCAGGTGACCTTCGGGCTGCCGCTGTCCTGGGAGGACACGGCGCTGGAGCTCTCGTTCTTCAATGGCGCCTTCGAGCGCGACATCGACGGCGAGGATGACTACCACGCCGGCATCACGGTCGATCTCGTCCGCGATTTCGGCGGCATCAGCTTCCTCTCGCGCACCGACGTGACGCCGTACGCGCTCGCCGGCATCGGCGCTGTGCGTGACGACGTGCAGGGTGACGACGAGATCCGGCCGATGGCCAATGTGGGCGGCGGTGCCCTGTTCGGCCTGCCGGTATGGGGCATGGGTCTGCGCACCGAGTTCCGTCTCATCGGTCAGCACGAGTCGCTGTCCGCGCCGGGGGCCAGTCTGCTGCTCGACTACCGCTTCCTGGTCGGTCTGCAGCTGCCGCTTTCGCCGTTGTTCGCTTCCGGCGAAGCGCCGGTCGAACCGCTGCCCGAGGAGGAGGCCTGCGAGGTCGCCGTGGTCGATCCGGTCACTGGCCGCACCGACTGCCGCAACGATTCCGACGACGACGGCGTCGACGACACCATGGATCAGTGCCCCGGCACCGAGCCCGGCGTCACCGTCGACGAGGCCGGCTGCCCGCCGGTCACCGGCGGCGAGGACAGCGACGGCGACGGGGTCATGGACGCCGACGATCAGTGCCCGGACACCTTCACGGGCGTGACCGTCAACACCGCCGGCTGTGCCGAACCGCAGCCGCTGGTCCTGCCGACGCTGACGTTCCATTACGACACAGCGCGCCTGACCGGTGGCGCGCAGGGCGTGCTCGACGAGGTGGCGGCGATGCTCCGCGGCCAGCAGGATCTCACCATCGAGATCATCGGGCACACCGACAGCCGCGGGGACGACGGCTACAACCAGCGCCTCTCCGAGGAGCGTGCCGCAGCGGTGAAGACGCGCCTGCAGGGGCTGGGTATCGCGGCTGCCCGCATGAGCACGACCGGCCGCGGCGAGAGCCAGCCGGTGGCCAGCAACGAGACCGAGGAAGGCCGTGCCGCCAATCGCCGCGTGACCTTCTGGCTCTACCTCGAGTAG
- a CDS encoding bile acid:sodium symporter family protein, with protein sequence MESSILIDVGLPLALFIIMTGIGLTLRRRDFHDIVVYPRATAFGTATQVVLMPLIAIVIAWVLPMDPALAVGLVVIAACPGGTTSNIFTFFARGNVALSITLTVTASLITVLSLPLIINLALGLFPLRPDLAEAAAELRLPFLRTIGTLGAIVILPVAIGMALRAWRPSLAARAERAVGVFGLVVLAVLIALIVAQLGADAVPMFRDAGIAVAVLNIAGIALGLFGGALAGLAPRDALTCAMELGIKNGTLGLLITLTLLHSPAMSVPSAVYGVLMFGFGTVLIVIGRRRLPAPAASI encoded by the coding sequence GTGGAAAGCTCAATCCTGATCGATGTCGGCCTCCCGCTGGCCCTGTTCATCATCATGACCGGCATCGGTCTCACACTGCGGCGGCGGGATTTCCACGACATCGTGGTCTACCCGCGCGCGACCGCCTTCGGCACGGCGACGCAGGTGGTGCTGATGCCGCTCATCGCCATCGTGATCGCGTGGGTGCTGCCCATGGATCCGGCGCTGGCGGTGGGCCTGGTGGTCATCGCCGCCTGCCCCGGCGGGACGACCTCCAACATCTTCACCTTCTTCGCGCGCGGCAACGTGGCGCTCTCCATCACCCTGACCGTGACCGCCAGCCTGATCACGGTGCTGAGTCTCCCGCTGATCATCAATCTCGCCCTCGGGCTGTTCCCGCTGCGCCCGGACCTCGCGGAGGCGGCCGCCGAGTTGCGACTCCCCTTCCTGCGCACGATCGGGACGCTGGGTGCCATCGTCATCCTGCCGGTGGCCATCGGCATGGCACTGCGCGCCTGGCGGCCCTCGCTGGCGGCGCGCGCAGAGCGCGCGGTGGGGGTATTCGGCCTCGTCGTGCTCGCCGTGCTGATCGCGCTGATCGTCGCGCAGCTCGGCGCCGATGCGGTTCCCATGTTCCGCGACGCCGGCATCGCGGTAGCCGTGCTCAACATTGCCGGCATCGCGCTGGGCCTGTTCGGCGGCGCCCTGGCCGGCCTCGCGCCGCGCGACGCGCTGACCTGCGCGATGGAGCTGGGCATCAAGAACGGAACGCTGGGTCTGCTCATCACCCTCACCCTGCTGCATTCGCCGGCGATGTCGGTGCCGTCCGCGGTCTACGGGGTGCTGATGTTCGGCTTTGGTACGGTGCTGATCGTGATCGGCCGGCGGCGCCTGCCCGCACCGGCCGCCTCGATCTGA